A window of the Pelagicoccus albus genome harbors these coding sequences:
- a CDS encoding DUF2911 domain-containing protein, translating to MKLFPALPTLLISALLAVGSIPSANANLKTPAASPHASFKQTVGLTEVEMDYSRPGVKDREIFGELVPYGKVWRTGANQPSKIRFSDDVVFGGEKIPAGEYALYTIPGEAEWTVIVYGSTELWGAFGYEEKNDVVRFSVTPMTIDEQVESMSFGIKDLESDQAVLYLEWDYTCIEIPILVPTDKKVMSQIEKLKSSDSFDSPRTLFAAGTYYHETGKDLKTALKWVSSACEKSEKPAYWMLARKAQIEMDLGMTKEAKASAEKTLKLATEGGNPDYQKIAQDILESL from the coding sequence ATGAAGTTATTCCCTGCTTTGCCCACACTCTTAATTAGTGCGTTGTTGGCTGTTGGCTCCATTCCCAGCGCCAACGCCAATCTCAAGACTCCCGCAGCCAGCCCGCACGCTTCCTTTAAACAGACGGTCGGTCTGACGGAAGTCGAGATGGACTACTCGCGTCCCGGTGTGAAAGACCGCGAGATTTTTGGCGAGCTTGTGCCCTATGGCAAAGTTTGGCGGACAGGAGCGAATCAACCTAGCAAAATTCGCTTCTCGGATGACGTCGTATTTGGCGGAGAGAAGATACCGGCGGGTGAATACGCCCTCTATACGATACCGGGAGAAGCGGAGTGGACGGTCATCGTCTATGGCAGCACGGAATTGTGGGGAGCCTTTGGCTATGAAGAGAAAAATGATGTAGTTCGTTTTTCCGTTACGCCTATGACCATTGACGAACAGGTGGAATCTATGTCCTTTGGGATTAAGGATCTCGAAAGCGACCAAGCCGTGTTGTATTTGGAATGGGATTACACCTGCATCGAAATTCCAATCCTTGTTCCCACCGATAAAAAGGTCATGTCGCAAATCGAGAAGCTCAAGAGCTCCGACAGCTTCGATTCGCCGCGTACGCTTTTCGCTGCGGGGACGTATTATCACGAGACCGGTAAGGACCTAAAAACTGCACTGAAATGGGTGAGCTCGGCCTGCGAGAAAAGTGAGAAGCCTGCTTACTGGATGCTCGCCCGCAAAGCTCAGATAGAGATGGACCTTGGAATGACGAAAGAAGCGAAAGCCAGCGCGGAGAAAACTTTGAAACTCGCGACTGAAGGAGGAAATCCAGACTACCAAAAGATAGCTCAAGATATTTTGGAAAGCCTCTAG
- a CDS encoding MFS transporter gives MSGKLENSSSKNLSLGVIFLTIFIDLVGFSVIFPLFPSMLDYYFEVDGQSGLLGWLLEQLNQVSQLADGSERFTPVLFGGVLGSLYAALQFFFAPFWGAMSDRKGRRSILVYTSLGTCLSYVLWMFAGNFALLIIARLIGGAMSGNLSVATAAVADVTTKENRSKGMGMIGAAFGLGFVTGPAIGGACAHFVNPVELWPELARFGINPFSFVAFVAVILSLGNFIWIRARFAESLPPEKRGQQRVIMNPVKRLKQPQITPVRRTNFAYFVYILAFAGMEFTLSFLGVERFGYTPLDITKMMVFVGFILILVQGGIVRRIAPKVGEKKTASTGLLLVAVALAILSMASSEGILYLGLGFMALGAGLCSPTLTSLISLYVSEQEQGKALGVFRSLGSLGRAIGPLSASFVFWWFGSDKLYLIGSLIVLFAAYLSMRLPQPDKTS, from the coding sequence TTGAGCGGAAAACTGGAAAATTCATCGAGCAAAAACCTGTCCTTGGGCGTCATATTCCTGACGATCTTCATAGATCTGGTGGGCTTTAGCGTGATCTTCCCACTCTTTCCGTCCATGCTCGATTACTACTTCGAAGTAGACGGACAGAGCGGTTTGCTGGGCTGGCTGCTGGAGCAGCTAAACCAAGTCTCGCAGCTCGCCGACGGTTCCGAGCGCTTCACGCCTGTATTGTTCGGGGGGGTACTCGGGTCTTTGTACGCGGCGCTGCAGTTTTTCTTCGCGCCCTTCTGGGGAGCCATGTCGGACAGGAAGGGAAGACGCTCCATTCTTGTATACACTAGCTTGGGCACTTGCTTGAGCTACGTCCTTTGGATGTTCGCCGGCAATTTCGCCCTTTTGATTATCGCTCGGCTAATCGGCGGCGCGATGAGCGGAAACCTATCGGTGGCAACCGCTGCGGTCGCGGATGTGACTACCAAAGAAAACCGCTCCAAGGGGATGGGAATGATCGGGGCCGCTTTCGGATTGGGCTTTGTAACCGGCCCAGCCATCGGGGGAGCCTGCGCCCATTTCGTAAATCCAGTCGAGCTTTGGCCAGAGTTGGCCCGATTTGGAATCAACCCATTTTCATTTGTCGCGTTCGTAGCCGTAATACTTTCCCTAGGAAATTTCATCTGGATCCGGGCCCGTTTCGCAGAATCGCTTCCTCCTGAAAAACGAGGCCAGCAGCGGGTCATCATGAATCCGGTCAAAAGGCTCAAGCAGCCCCAGATCACTCCGGTCCGCAGAACCAACTTCGCCTACTTCGTGTACATTCTCGCTTTCGCCGGGATGGAGTTCACCCTTTCGTTCCTCGGCGTTGAGCGTTTCGGATACACGCCTTTAGACATTACCAAAATGATGGTCTTCGTCGGCTTCATCTTGATTTTGGTACAGGGAGGAATCGTTCGCCGGATCGCACCCAAAGTCGGAGAAAAGAAAACAGCATCCACAGGCTTGCTTCTAGTCGCCGTCGCACTCGCTATCCTATCCATGGCTAGCTCAGAGGGAATCCTCTACCTGGGACTCGGCTTCATGGCCTTGGGAGCAGGACTTTGCAGCCCAACTCTCACGTCGCTCATTTCGCTTTACGTGTCTGAGCAAGAGCAAGGTAAAGCTCTAGGCGTCTTCCGCTCTCTAGGATCTCTTGGCCGAGCAATCGGACCACTATCGGCGAGTTTCGTATTTTGGTGGTTTGGCTCCGACAAACTCTACCTCATCGGGTCGCTGATTGTACTTTTCGCCGCCTACCTGAGCATGCGCTTACCGCAACCAGACAAGACTTCATAA
- a CDS encoding sodium:solute symporter, translating into MSGLDYFVLVGTLLGIALYGIWRTREGGGLRGYLKGDDSIRWGTIGLSVMATQASAITFLSTPGVAYDNGMGFVQNYFGMPFAIIIICAFFIPIYRKLNVYTSYEYLGQRFDSKTRILGAFLFLVQRGLAAGITIYAPAIVVSTLLDWNLDLTIVMVGALVVVYTVSGGTKAVSITQRYQMAVIMVGMFIAFGMIIAGLPDDVSFASALSVAGVMDKLEVVSFSTDVKEDYTVWTGLLGGTFLMLSYFGTDQSQVQRYLAGTSTSASRFGLLLNAVVKIPMQFFILFVGVMVFVFYLFEKPPVFFNQASLDAVHQSEYSDELQSLEKEYAEAVSQRAEAVRDLAKSLDNGTSEEVDLAKEHALESEGRALGIREEVKTLIGKAGEDLEAKDSDYVFITFILNYLPAGLVGLLVAVIFAAAMSSTASELNALGSTTMVDFYRKFAKPDRDEAHFVFVSKALTAAWGCLAIVFALYANLVENLIEAVNRLGSVFYGGILGIFLVAFFIKLVKGSAVFYAAIVSQIVVVVMYQSLEIGYLWYNLIGCGMVMGLSVLFQLVIGNGKMEARSR; encoded by the coding sequence ATGAGTGGCTTAGATTATTTCGTTCTCGTTGGCACCCTGTTAGGTATCGCCCTTTATGGGATTTGGAGAACTCGAGAAGGCGGTGGCCTTAGAGGGTACTTGAAAGGTGACGATTCGATACGCTGGGGTACAATCGGTCTCTCGGTGATGGCCACTCAAGCGAGTGCGATAACCTTCCTGTCAACGCCAGGGGTCGCCTATGATAATGGAATGGGTTTCGTGCAGAATTACTTTGGGATGCCTTTTGCAATCATCATTATCTGCGCCTTTTTTATCCCAATCTATAGGAAGCTCAATGTGTATACGTCCTATGAATACTTAGGACAGCGGTTCGATTCTAAGACACGAATCCTTGGCGCATTTCTCTTTTTGGTACAGCGGGGGCTAGCCGCAGGAATTACTATTTATGCACCGGCTATTGTGGTATCCACCTTGCTTGATTGGAATCTGGATCTGACGATTGTCATGGTAGGAGCCTTGGTCGTCGTCTATACCGTTTCGGGAGGTACGAAGGCTGTAAGTATCACGCAACGCTACCAAATGGCTGTTATCATGGTCGGTATGTTTATCGCATTCGGCATGATAATCGCAGGCTTGCCCGATGATGTCTCCTTTGCCTCTGCTTTGTCCGTTGCGGGAGTGATGGATAAGTTGGAGGTGGTCAGCTTTTCGACCGATGTTAAGGAAGACTATACCGTGTGGACCGGCCTGCTGGGGGGAACCTTCCTGATGTTATCCTATTTTGGAACCGACCAATCTCAGGTTCAGCGTTATCTAGCGGGAACTTCCACTAGCGCTAGTCGCTTCGGTCTTCTTTTGAACGCTGTGGTCAAGATCCCCATGCAGTTCTTCATATTGTTTGTAGGGGTGATGGTGTTTGTTTTCTACCTGTTTGAAAAGCCTCCTGTCTTTTTCAATCAGGCGAGCCTTGATGCGGTACACCAATCCGAATACTCCGACGAGCTGCAGTCATTGGAAAAAGAATACGCTGAAGCGGTATCTCAAAGAGCGGAGGCCGTCAGGGACTTGGCTAAGTCCTTAGACAATGGAACTTCTGAAGAAGTAGACTTAGCAAAGGAGCATGCTTTGGAATCGGAGGGACGAGCTCTCGGGATTCGCGAGGAGGTGAAGACTCTGATAGGGAAAGCGGGAGAGGATTTGGAGGCTAAGGACTCTGATTACGTTTTCATTACCTTTATCCTCAACTATCTGCCTGCCGGTTTGGTCGGACTTTTAGTGGCAGTAATCTTTGCCGCCGCCATGTCTTCGACTGCATCGGAACTGAATGCCTTGGGATCGACCACGATGGTAGATTTTTACCGCAAATTTGCCAAGCCAGATCGGGACGAAGCGCACTTTGTATTTGTCTCCAAAGCGTTGACTGCTGCTTGGGGCTGCTTGGCCATCGTATTCGCCCTTTACGCAAATCTAGTGGAGAATCTTATAGAAGCGGTGAATCGCCTGGGGTCCGTGTTTTACGGTGGGATTCTGGGAATCTTCCTTGTAGCCTTTTTCATAAAGCTAGTGAAGGGGAGTGCCGTTTTCTACGCAGCGATTGTTTCGCAAATCGTGGTGGTTGTCATGTACCAGAGTTTAGAGATCGGTTACCTCTGGTATAACTTGATTGGCTGCGGCATGGTCATGGGGCTATCGGTGCTCTTTCAGTTAGTGATAGGAAATGGAAAAATGGAGGCTAGGTCTAGATGA
- a CDS encoding PIG-L family deacetylase, producing MATGFLKHSKTLMLGFAAAVSAYASSPVEITDNVSGSELLWKIQKMNTLGRVLYVAAHPDDENTSLVSYLSLGRKYDTAYLSLTRGDGGQNLIGPELRDQLGLIRTQELLAARTIDGGKQFFSRARDFGYSKTPGETFRIWDREAVLADTVWAIRKFRPDVIVTRFNPQPSSTHGHHTASAMLALEAFEAAADPSKFPEQLEWVEPWQAKRIAWNTSSWFFRNNDVVFEPENYLEMEVGGYDPLLGKSYNEVASLSRSMHRSQGFGTLVSRGVRNEYFKFLAGDKWKGDLFDGVDTTWSRVSGAAKVSEMLNELMGGFDVSDPSASVAKMLELRTELTSPELGEWGSQKLRELDSIILGSMGFHARALSSKKYLKGGDKFELAFELINRSALPAKLSSVEIPFASVSEKRDDPLGENSLQGVRFELDAPTTLDGQPYWLREKGTVGMFEVDDQTLIGLPENEPSLVSTISIEVMGTEIPVTLPVVYREVNPAKGEEIDLVTLLPAASVEFTAPVKLFPNFEERDVEVKVSALLDGAEGDLELVLPEGWSSVPKSVPVERLLKGASKSYVFRVSPSSVSQEIDIQARLVTESETFQKSVEQIRYDHIPELTLFGSASSKGVSLEVARLGQKVAYLQGAGDAMPESIREIGFEVTELSPGELGAIDLGVFDAVVLGIRAYNTVDEIDSLLERLFSYAEAGGTVVAQYNTTRGLKGSLLAPFDLQLSRDRVTDENSEVRFLAPEHPVLSKPNHITENDFSGWTQERGLYFPDSWGAEFTPILGMNDIGEPSRDGSLLVAEFGDGYFVYSGISWFRQLPAGVPGAYRLFANILSLGQPE from the coding sequence ATGGCTACAGGCTTTCTCAAACATTCGAAAACACTCATGCTTGGATTCGCTGCAGCGGTTTCCGCTTACGCCTCTTCACCGGTCGAGATCACGGACAATGTGTCCGGATCGGAGCTACTCTGGAAAATCCAAAAAATGAATACTTTAGGGCGGGTTCTCTATGTAGCCGCTCATCCTGATGACGAGAATACTAGCCTGGTTTCTTACCTCTCCTTAGGGCGGAAGTATGACACCGCCTATCTCTCTTTGACTAGGGGAGATGGAGGGCAAAATCTCATCGGACCCGAACTGCGAGACCAGCTTGGGCTTATCCGAACTCAAGAGCTTTTAGCGGCTCGCACTATCGATGGAGGAAAGCAATTCTTCAGCCGGGCACGAGATTTCGGTTATTCCAAAACGCCTGGGGAAACCTTCCGTATTTGGGACAGAGAGGCGGTACTGGCCGACACGGTTTGGGCTATCCGCAAGTTTCGACCAGATGTGATAGTGACTCGCTTCAATCCCCAGCCGAGCTCGACTCATGGTCATCACACTGCCTCAGCGATGTTGGCCCTTGAGGCTTTCGAGGCGGCTGCCGACCCGAGCAAATTTCCAGAGCAACTGGAATGGGTAGAGCCTTGGCAGGCGAAGCGGATTGCCTGGAACACTAGCTCCTGGTTTTTCCGAAATAACGACGTCGTTTTTGAACCGGAAAATTATCTGGAGATGGAAGTCGGAGGATATGACCCATTGTTAGGAAAGTCCTACAACGAAGTTGCCTCATTGAGTCGGAGTATGCACCGCAGCCAAGGTTTTGGAACTCTTGTATCTCGTGGAGTCCGAAATGAATATTTTAAGTTTTTGGCGGGAGATAAATGGAAGGGCGACTTGTTTGACGGAGTCGACACCACTTGGAGTAGAGTAAGCGGCGCCGCTAAAGTTTCGGAGATGCTTAACGAGTTAATGGGCGGGTTTGATGTATCTGATCCATCTGCCTCGGTTGCGAAGATGTTGGAGTTGCGGACCGAACTTACCTCGCCCGAGCTCGGCGAGTGGGGCAGTCAGAAGCTGCGGGAGCTCGATTCCATCATTCTGGGAAGTATGGGGTTCCACGCTCGTGCTCTAAGCTCGAAAAAGTATTTAAAAGGTGGAGACAAGTTCGAACTCGCATTCGAGCTCATCAACCGCTCGGCTCTTCCCGCGAAACTAAGCTCAGTCGAAATCCCATTCGCGTCCGTCTCTGAGAAACGAGACGATCCGCTAGGTGAAAATTCCCTGCAAGGTGTTCGATTCGAGCTCGATGCTCCTACCACCTTAGATGGACAGCCCTATTGGCTGCGAGAGAAGGGAACTGTCGGGATGTTTGAGGTGGATGATCAAACTTTAATAGGACTTCCCGAGAATGAGCCTTCTCTTGTTTCGACGATTAGTATCGAGGTAATGGGCACGGAAATTCCAGTGACCTTGCCAGTTGTCTACCGAGAAGTAAACCCCGCCAAAGGCGAAGAGATAGATCTCGTGACCCTATTGCCAGCCGCATCGGTCGAGTTTACTGCCCCGGTTAAGTTATTTCCGAATTTTGAGGAGCGGGATGTGGAAGTTAAAGTATCCGCTCTCCTAGACGGCGCGGAAGGTGATTTGGAATTAGTGTTGCCCGAAGGTTGGAGTAGTGTGCCTAAAAGCGTGCCGGTTGAGAGATTGCTCAAAGGAGCTTCGAAGAGCTATGTGTTTCGCGTTTCGCCCAGTTCAGTCTCGCAGGAGATCGATATTCAGGCCCGACTTGTAACGGAGAGTGAAACCTTCCAGAAGTCGGTGGAACAGATTCGCTACGATCACATCCCGGAGCTGACATTGTTCGGCTCGGCTAGCTCGAAAGGGGTAAGCCTCGAAGTCGCGCGGCTTGGTCAAAAGGTAGCCTATCTACAGGGAGCTGGGGATGCGATGCCAGAGAGTATCAGGGAAATTGGCTTCGAAGTCACTGAACTTAGCCCGGGAGAACTCGGGGCGATTGATCTCGGAGTCTTTGATGCAGTTGTCCTTGGTATTCGCGCTTACAATACAGTTGATGAGATTGATTCCCTGCTGGAACGGTTGTTTTCCTATGCGGAAGCGGGTGGCACGGTGGTCGCTCAGTACAATACGACCCGGGGCCTGAAAGGCTCGCTGCTTGCTCCCTTTGATTTACAGCTGTCACGGGACCGAGTTACGGATGAGAATTCAGAGGTACGTTTCCTTGCTCCCGAACATCCAGTGCTGTCAAAACCCAACCACATCACAGAAAACGATTTTTCGGGGTGGACGCAGGAACGGGGACTTTACTTTCCAGATTCTTGGGGAGCGGAATTTACGCCTATCCTAGGGATGAACGATATCGGAGAACCTTCGCGAGACGGATCTCTACTAGTGGCGGAATTTGGAGATGGTTATTTTGTCTATTCAGGAATTTCCTGGTTCCGACAGCTGCCTGCGGGTGTGCCCGGAGCGTATCGGCTTTTTGCCAACATCCTTTCTTTGGGACAACCTGAATAG